The Acinetobacter chinensis genomic sequence ACTTTCATGCGTCAGACGGCACTGATTACCCTGCTTGCATACTGTGGCAGTCATGTTCCTGCTCAGTCAGTACGACTGGGTCCGATTGACCGGATTTTTACCCGTATCGGTTCTGCTGATGACCTGTCCACAGGAAAATCCACTTTTATGGTGGAAATGACGGAAACCTCCCAGATCCTGCACCATGCCACCAGTCAGTCACTGGTACTGATGGATGAAGTTGGACGTGGTACCAGTACCTATGATGGTCTGTCTCTGGCATGGGCATGTGTGCTCGACCTGAGCCGGCGCATCAAATGTTTATGTCTGTTTGCTACACATTATTTTGAACTGACTGAACTGGGCAAAGAATCCGGCATTGATAACTATCATGTCACTGCCAAAGAACTGAACGGCAATCTGATTCTGTTGCACAAAGTCCAGCAGGGTCCAGCCAGTCAGAGTCATGGTTTACAGGTTGCCAAGCTGGCAGGCATTCCTGCTTCTGTGATTAAAGAAGCACAGAACCGACTGAAAATCCTGGAAAAACAGCAGCATCAGCATTTGAATCATGCAGTTCAGAATGATCTATTTTCTGAACCTCATGAACCTGAAATTGTGGAACGTATCATTGAAACTGAAAAAGCATCCCCTGCGCTCGATGCGCTGGAACTTCTGAATATCGATGATCTTTCACCACGGCAAGCCCTTGAGCAGCTGTATACATTAAAGGAACTGCTGAAATCCTGAAAATAAAAAAGACCCTGTTATCTGCAGGGTCTTTTTTTTATTTATAAATACTGAAAGGAAGCTCATGTAACTGCTTTTCTTTAAAAATGTTTTGTATATGCATTTTTTATATAAATAAAAAGATTCTTTGCTTTTTCAGACAACTTTCATGAAAAATCGGGCTATAGTGGATAAAAATTGTGCGGATTGCTCTGCTCAACCATAAATAAAACTGATTCAGCAGGAACTCGTATATTAATTATCAATAAAAGGAATTGTTAGTTCTGTGTGTTTTCCCTAAAATACGTCATTATCAATTAGAACCATATTTTTAGGTAGCTGTCGCCATGACCTTTGTTGTCACTGAAAATTGTATTAAATGTAAATATCAGGACTGTGTGGAAGTTTGTCCAGTTGACTGTTTCTACGAAGGTCCTAACTTCCTGGTGATCAACCCGGATGAATGTATTGACTGCGCGCTTTGTGAGCCTGAATGCCCTGCCAATGCCATTTTCTCTGAAGATGAACTGCCTGAAGGTCAGGAAGTGTTTATTGAACTGAATGCTGACCTGTCTCAAAAATGGCCGAACATCACACAGATTGGTGACCAGCCTGCTGACCGTGAAGAATGGAACGGTAAAACAGACAAACTCCAGTATCTGGAAAAATAATTAAAAAAAGATCAGCACCTGCTGATCTTTTTTTATACCTAAAACACACATTTGATTGCAATATTTCCAGATTTTCTACAAAGATTTCGATTAGAATAGCGGGAATATTGATAAATACCTGATTTGCATAATGAAGCATTTTTTGAAGGCTATGCTGACTCTCAGCATCGTTCCTGCCATTATGATTGGTTGTACAACCTCTCCTCAAAAAGGCAAAACGATTTCGACGCCGAATGGAAAGCGCAT encodes the following:
- the fdxA gene encoding ferredoxin FdxA: MTFVVTENCIKCKYQDCVEVCPVDCFYEGPNFLVINPDECIDCALCEPECPANAIFSEDELPEGQEVFIELNADLSQKWPNITQIGDQPADREEWNGKTDKLQYLEK